One genomic window of Paenibacillus xylanilyticus includes the following:
- the dnaX gene encoding DNA polymerase III subunit gamma/tau has protein sequence MEHIALYRAWRPQSFQDMVGQQHIIQTLQNAIREQRTSHAYLFNGPRGTGKTSAAKILAKAVNCERGPAPEPCNECEACRRITAGSVMDVQEIDAASNRGVEEIRDLREKVKYAPTEVRQKVYIIDEVHMLTTEAFNALLKTLEEPPPHVMFILATTEPHRLPATIISRCQRFDFRRVSLEEQTARLTLICEQEGMEADQDALQYIARLSDGGMRDALSVLDQISSFTDGRVTYQQVMDMTGGIPSEQFAKLAASLLKGDVGHILQMIEGFMHEGKSADKCMENLLYYFRDLLMIKMVPDADKLTDRVLNPESFRDMAESFTKEQLFQMIDTLNRYQSEMKYAVQPQTLFEVALLKLCSIPAQGEVPNQAAVSAGATASSQADSGEINRLKQQLAELEKKLDRALKSGLSGGEAAPSSPSRPATRAPVSRGNAPAKLPAQLDQYVARKGSPEFVEISRKWSQILQRVKEEKVTVHAWFMDGEPVSMLEDNVLVAFKNNIHRETTEKQANREVIERVLSEQLGRSARLVTMMLKDWTGAMEGAAEAPKEDFKLEPEHEDGGSGSKQPWIDEAIQLFGEDLVVIKE, from the coding sequence ATGGAGCATATCGCGTTATACCGGGCTTGGCGTCCCCAGTCGTTTCAAGATATGGTGGGACAACAGCATATTATTCAGACCTTGCAGAACGCGATTCGTGAACAGCGGACTTCCCATGCCTACTTGTTTAACGGGCCCAGAGGAACGGGGAAGACCAGTGCCGCCAAGATTTTGGCCAAAGCTGTAAACTGCGAGCGCGGACCTGCGCCTGAGCCTTGTAATGAATGTGAAGCTTGTCGCAGGATCACAGCCGGTTCGGTAATGGATGTGCAGGAGATTGACGCTGCATCCAACCGGGGTGTTGAGGAGATCCGCGATCTTCGTGAAAAGGTGAAATATGCCCCGACGGAAGTCCGGCAGAAAGTCTATATTATTGATGAAGTGCACATGTTAACGACAGAGGCGTTTAACGCTTTGCTCAAAACATTGGAGGAACCTCCTCCACATGTAATGTTTATTTTGGCAACAACCGAACCACACCGCCTTCCGGCCACAATTATCTCCAGGTGTCAGCGATTCGATTTCCGCCGGGTTTCCCTTGAGGAGCAGACGGCAAGACTTACGCTGATCTGCGAACAGGAGGGTATGGAGGCTGATCAGGATGCGCTCCAATACATCGCTCGTCTGTCGGACGGGGGAATGCGGGATGCGCTCAGTGTTCTGGATCAGATCTCTTCTTTCACAGATGGCAGAGTGACATATCAGCAGGTTATGGATATGACCGGAGGAATTCCTTCAGAGCAATTTGCCAAGCTTGCCGCGTCACTGCTTAAAGGTGATGTCGGACATATTTTGCAGATGATCGAAGGATTTATGCATGAAGGCAAGAGTGCAGATAAATGCATGGAAAACTTGCTGTATTACTTCCGTGATTTACTTATGATCAAGATGGTACCGGATGCTGATAAACTGACAGACCGGGTGCTTAACCCCGAGTCTTTCCGTGATATGGCAGAATCCTTCACGAAGGAACAGCTGTTCCAGATGATTGACACACTGAACCGATACCAGAGTGAGATGAAATATGCAGTACAGCCGCAAACTTTATTTGAAGTGGCTCTGCTCAAGCTGTGCAGTATACCTGCGCAGGGAGAGGTACCGAATCAAGCTGCTGTATCAGCAGGGGCGACGGCGTCCTCACAAGCTGACAGCGGCGAAATTAACCGCTTGAAACAACAGCTTGCTGAGCTGGAGAAGAAGCTGGATCGTGCGCTGAAAAGTGGCCTCTCTGGTGGAGAGGCTGCACCAAGCAGTCCTTCGCGACCGGCAACTCGTGCTCCCGTATCCAGGGGGAATGCTCCGGCGAAGCTGCCTGCACAGCTGGACCAATACGTGGCGCGCAAAGGATCTCCAGAATTCGTGGAGATCAGCAGAAAGTGGAGTCAAATCTTGCAGCGTGTTAAAGAAGAGAAGGTTACAGTGCATGCCTGGTTTATGGATGGTGAGCCTGTATCTATGCTGGAAGACAATGTATTGGTTGCTTTCAAAAACAACATTCACCGTGAAACGACAGAGAAGCAGGCTAATCGTGAAGTAATTGAGCGTGTGCTGTCTGAACAGCTTGGGCGTTCAGCGCGTCTGGTGACGATGATGCTTAAGGACTGGACGGGAGCCATGGAAGGAGCTGCTGAAGCGCCAAAGGAGGACTTTAAGCTTGAACCTGAGCATGAAGACGGCGGTTCAGGCAGCAAGCAACCTTGGATTGATGAAGCCATCCAGCTCTTCGGTGAAGATCTTGTAGTGATCAAGGAATAG
- a CDS encoding YbaB/EbfC family nucleoid-associated protein, translated as MNNMNQMMKQVKKMQEQMLKAQEELADKTVQGTSGGGVVTAEVNGHKKLLSITIKPEAVDPEDVEMLQDLVMTAVNDAMSKADEIANQDMGKFTGGMKIPGLF; from the coding sequence ATGAACAACATGAACCAAATGATGAAGCAAGTGAAGAAAATGCAGGAGCAAATGCTGAAGGCACAAGAGGAACTGGCTGACAAAACGGTTCAAGGTACTTCAGGTGGCGGTGTAGTTACAGCTGAGGTTAACGGACACAAAAAATTGCTGTCCATTACCATTAAACCTGAAGCGGTAGATCCGGAAGATGTAGAAATGCTGCAGGATCTCGTTATGACTGCTGTAAATGATGCAATGAGCAAAGCTGATGAAATTGCTAACCAGGATATGGGCAAATTCACAGGCGGCATGAAAATTCCGGGATTGTTTTAA
- the recR gene encoding recombination mediator RecR, with amino-acid sequence MYYPEPIAKLIDAFTRLPGIGPKTAARLAFHVLNMKEDDVIDFAKALVSVKRNLHYCSVCCNITDTDPCRICQDKSRDGSVICVVQDSKDLVAMERTKEFDGYYHVLQGAISPMEGIGPDDIRLKELLTRLSDERVQELILATNPNIEGEATAMYISRLVRPFEITVTRIAHGLPVGGDLEYADEVTLSKALEGRREIR; translated from the coding sequence TTGTATTATCCCGAACCGATAGCGAAACTGATTGATGCTTTTACCCGTTTGCCGGGTATTGGCCCCAAGACTGCTGCGAGATTAGCCTTTCATGTGCTTAACATGAAGGAAGATGATGTTATTGATTTTGCCAAGGCGCTTGTTAGTGTGAAGCGTAACCTTCATTATTGCTCGGTATGCTGTAATATTACAGATACCGATCCATGCCGCATTTGTCAGGATAAATCCCGGGATGGTTCTGTCATTTGTGTGGTTCAAGATTCCAAGGACCTTGTTGCGATGGAGCGTACCAAAGAGTTTGATGGGTACTATCATGTGCTGCAAGGTGCGATCTCTCCTATGGAGGGAATCGGCCCTGATGATATTCGGCTGAAGGAATTGTTGACTCGACTGAGCGATGAGCGGGTGCAAGAATTGATTCTGGCAACGAATCCGAATATTGAGGGCGAGGCGACGGCGATGTATATTTCCCGTCTGGTTCGTCCGTTCGAGATTACAGTGACCCGGATAGCCCATGGACTGCCTGTAGGTGGGGACTTGGAGTATGCAGATGAAGTGACACTATCGAAAGCGTTGGAAGGCCGCAGAGAGATCCGATAA
- a CDS encoding DUF2508 family protein — protein MQKELEEEQIYLEIEKAKAEWERAVRQFEEAQGEDEIDYAIYVLEAAERKYQIHLKRAKRAGMKKSAVMDRGMSV, from the coding sequence ATGCAGAAGGAGCTGGAAGAAGAACAGATCTACTTGGAGATTGAAAAGGCAAAAGCGGAGTGGGAGCGTGCGGTAAGACAGTTTGAAGAAGCGCAGGGGGAAGATGAAATTGATTATGCTATCTATGTTCTGGAAGCAGCAGAGCGCAAGTACCAGATTCATCTGAAGCGGGCGAAACGAGCAGGGATGAAGAAGTCGGCCGTAATGGATCGGGGTATGAGTGTGTGA
- a CDS encoding pro-sigmaK processing inhibitor BofA family protein, giving the protein MKSVILGSVLVVSLLALVIILFRKRIGLSWVTSFGIHLALAAIGIYVVNYSGWITGAYIPLNPATIGTVSILGLPGVGLLLGLKISLFG; this is encoded by the coding sequence ATGAAAAGTGTGATTCTAGGAAGTGTGCTTGTGGTTTCATTACTGGCGCTGGTGATCATATTGTTCAGAAAGCGAATCGGATTGTCGTGGGTAACATCATTTGGGATACATCTGGCTTTGGCTGCGATCGGAATCTATGTGGTCAATTATTCCGGTTGGATTACGGGTGCCTACATACCGCTGAATCCTGCCACAATCGGTACAGTAAGTATTTTGGGCCTGCCTGGAGTAGGGCTTTTGCTGGGGTTGAAAATTTCTTTGTTTGGGTAG